In the genome of Mugil cephalus isolate CIBA_MC_2020 chromosome 21, CIBA_Mcephalus_1.1, whole genome shotgun sequence, one region contains:
- the eif2b2 gene encoding translation initiation factor eIF-2B subunit beta, giving the protein MPGPYKETDLTERVEAFLSDLKRGGSGSGPLRGSAETARETTALLRRITAQARWSSAGDLMEIIRKEGRRMTAAQPSETTVGNMIRRVLKIIREEYARSRGSSEEADQQESLHKLLTSGGLCEENFRQHFAALKANVIEAINELLTELEGTTDNIAMQALEHIHSNEVIMTIGRSRTVEAFLKDAARKRKFHVIVAECAPFCQGHEMATSLSKAGIETTVIADAAIFAVMSRVNKVIIGTQTVLANGGLRAVNGTHTLALAAKHHSTPLIVCAPMFKLSPQFPNEEDTFHKFVSPHEVLPFTEGEILSKVNVHCPVFDYVPPELITLFISNIGGHAPSYIYRLMSELYHPEDHEL; this is encoded by the exons GAGAGTTGAAGCGTTTCTGTCCGACCTGAAGCGCGGGGGGAGCGGGTCGGGACCCCTGCGGGGGTCGGCGGAGACAGCCCGAGAAACAACAGCCCTGCTCAGGAGAATCACAGCCCAGGCTCGGTGGAGCAGCGCAG GTGATCTAATGGAGATAATCCgcaaagaggggaggaggatgaCTGCCGCCCAGCCGTCAGAGACCACTGTGGGTAACATGATCAGACGGGTGCTGAAGATCATCAGAGAGGAGTACGCCAG ATCTCGAGGCAGCAGTGAAGAGGCCGACCAGCAGGAATCCCTCCACAAGCTGCTGACCTCCGGAGGGCTCTGCGAGGAGAACTTCAGACAGCATTTCGCCGCTCTCAAAGCCAATGTCATCGAAGCCATCAATGAGTTGCTGACTGAGCTGG AGGGAACAACGGACAACATTGCTATGCAGGCTCTGGAGCACATTCACTCAAACGAGGTCATCATGACAATCGGCCGCTCTCGCACCGTGGAGGCCTTCCTCAAAGACGCCGCACGCAAACGCAAGTTCCATGTCATTGTTGCAGAGTGCGCTCCCTTCTGCCAG GGGCACGAAATGGCCACCAGTCTGTCAAAAGCTGGCATAGAAACAACTGTGATTGCAGATGCTGCCATTTTTGCAGTCATGTCTCGCGTTAACAAG GTCATCATTGGCACGCAGACAGTTCTAGCAAACGGAGGGCTGAGGGCCGTCAACGGGACGCACACTCTGGCCCTTGCGGCCAAGCACCACTCAACACCTTTGATCGTTTGTGCTCCCATGTTCAAGCTCTCACCTCAG TTTCCAAATGAAGAAGATACCTTCCATAAGTTTGTCTCTCCACATGAAGTGCTCCCTTTCACGGAAG gTGAGATTCTCTCCAAGGTGAACGTGCACTGTCCAGTGTTTGACTATGTCCCACCTGAGCTCATCACGCTGTTCATCTCCAACATCGGAGGACATGCACCATCTTACATCTACCGCCTGATGAGCGAACTTTACCACCCAGAGGACCACGAACTTTAA